DNA from Alnus glutinosa chromosome 2, dhAlnGlut1.1, whole genome shotgun sequence:
AAGagactcttctttttttgtgagTAGTTATAAAAGTATATTCAACATTCACAAAATTTAGTACTCTCGGCAATGATTTACATGGCCTGAAATAAATTATAGGGACCAAGGATGATGAGTTTTTGGCAGGATACTTGTTGAAGAAGCAACGATATCACGAATCAATCAATCAACAGGGCAGCAATTAactgtccaaataaattttggattgtTTGGCCACCTATTTTGACTAGTTCTTACATGGGCTCTTTCATAATAACTATCCATATTACTAGTAATTACAATTTGAACAGTTAATTACTATGAATCTCAATCCAAGGAACCACCGGCTTCTTGTTCTGCATGACAAAAGTTTTGTCTGTGTGATGGACAACTATATGCTGAATGGCTATGAACAATTTCAGAATTAACTTTCCTATAAACTTCTGCATGCCTATGCCAATGGGAGGTGCAACTATTTGCGGGGTTAACACACAAACCACATAAACCCAAGGATCATAGCAAGTCCACTCTGGGCATTTTGAAAGAAATACATTGGTGATAATATGTATAGCtcacaaaacatcaaaaaagCAAAGTACAAAATAGGATCATACATCTAATGAACTAACGACTTAGAAGACAAGATAAGTGTAAAATTTATAGGCCAATGCAAAATTAGAGGAGCTTCTTTCTCTCAAAGAATGTCTTCAGATGCCATAACTGCAAACCGGCCACCGACAAGCAAACCACGATCGAGAGGAAACTAAAGGTAGCCATCTTGGAGTTAGTTGCTCTATTAAGTTGTTGCATTTCTTCCTCCCTAGATCACCAAGGACAAAAATAGATCAGATATAGTCAAAAGGGAATGATGCCCCACAGCGAAAATAAATCCAGAACACAGATATTTATTAGGATCCAAGGTCTTGAGGTAAATGATTTTACAAAGTCAAAGTGCTTAATGAAGGAAAATAAATTTGACTGACTTTTCCCATTTGGCTACAAAGACAGAAAGTGTAGTGTGTTTACATACCAAAAACTGAATCTTAGATACTAACATCATAGACGACTCAGTTAGAGAGCATTTTCAGATTCGTAGTCTCTCTTTCTATCACGATCCAAGAAAAGCACTAATCACATTTGTTTTATTACCCCAAAAGAAATAATCAAAGTTATAATTGGAGCTCTCTAGAGTCACTTACATAACCTTGTCTCATATAGTAAGCAATCAATGTGAAACTTAATATTCCTACCACACCTTCATAATCTATCCACCTAATGTGGGACTTTACTTTCCGGGATatcaccctctctctctctctctctcacacacacacacacttatatAACATTTTCTCATCTAGTAAACAACCAATGTGAAACTTAGTACCCCTGCAATACCTTCACAATCTACCCACCCAATGTGGGACTAAACTTTCCAGGATATCACCCTCACACACACGCACACCTAAGCCATTGAGATGGCAATTCCAATCGACTTTAATGTGTCTTTTCCTGTGAGGGTCAATTTGCAGCAAAAGGTTACATAAGTTACTTTCTTCTTAGAAAAAATATGACAATTTTCCATatttcttccccaaaaataaacacaagtAGGCATGTAGCAAGGGTATAAGTTGAATCAAATCGAGTGCAATATATTACTGAATTTTTAttcatagaaaataaattgtgtTTGTACCTCTCACGAAGATAAAACATCTCATCGTGAATGGAAGTGACAGTGTCATACAATTTCTTCAACTCAAGTTCCATCACCTAgcacaatatatgaaaaaaaaaaaattcatcagcAGACAATGCTAAGCATATCTTTCTGTTAGCTGCTTGGATCTGTTATATAACCAAAAAAATCACCAAACTGAAGAACCAGAACAATTGAGATGATAATAGGAATATAAGTTTGTAAAAATGTCAAATACTACTAGCCCAAGTATAGTGAGCTAGAAGAATACATCCCATAACAAGGAATGGgataatttaattgaaaatattttatgcatatTCCTAATTTGATCCTAAAAGTGGGCCTTCCACACCCATGACTTGATATCTTTCTGCTTATAATTCACTGAATTACAAGTTTTATCTTTCCCGTGGCAGCGTAAACCATGGATTCTCGTAAGATTATTCAAGTACCATTAACTGATCACAATATCACGATATACAAGTAAAAAACTGTAAAACAGTGGTATAACTTTTGCAGTAAAACGCACTGAAGTGCAGGATGTTTAAGAAGTTATGGTTTGTTATACCAGACATTAAAGACTAGAGAAAATATTCAAACACAATATACTGAACACTGAGGAACTTGAGTTTCTTAAATGGAAACAAGTGATCCTTATAAGGCTGTAGCTGTTGTAAACTGCCCATTGCCAATTTCAGATATACATTCTCACCATTGTGTAACCAAATTTACCAATGCAACCTAGGGAAATTTGCAGAAGCTTCATTCACTAAGTGTTTCTCCATATTTAGGAAGTATTCAATGTTTTCAACAGCTGCTGACTATATGAGTTGACATATTTTCATAGGAAGGGCCACAAGGACAATGAAGAGGCTCATGACACTAAAACATAAGCTGAAGAACTGAAGATTTGCTCAGTTTTTAAGTCAACACACACCAGACAACAAAAGCAAACCACATAAAACTGTGTTATGTAACATTTGACCGACGAATCAATGCATGTTCACTGGCTAGTAAATGAGATGATGGAGGTCACAAGACAGTCAACTTCCAACCAATCACAAATGTTTGATGCAATGAAATAGAACATGCAGGAATGTAAATAATCAAAGGCCACATGTTTTGTTGCACATGCTCAATCAAGTATGCAACTTTTGATCCCACTACAACTTGACCATTATTGCACAAGATTTCAAGGACAAATATTCGTCAAACTTTAAGTAAACATGAAGTCCCAACAGTTGTCTTGGTTAGACCAAATCTAGTAACATATATCGGATGAAGACAATTGCAGTAGGTCCAAACTGTATTTCTGGACTTATGACTcagaattattaaaatacatatTGCCTTCTTAGATGAATCCACAAGTTCAATATTGTTCGGACACAGAAACCCCATATTATATAAGGTCATTTCTATAAAGAATGTCATCACGGCATCATTGTTTCATTTCCAATGGGTGGTTGGTATTATACTATATACTTCAAATCATAGCAGATTCAAATAGGTGAAGCAATAATTAGAAATGGAGAAAAAAGACAAATCTTTATCTAATGAATTAAGCAATAACCAAAAAAGTGACTTTCCCTATCACTCTCACATCCAAGACAAATATTATGCAGCAGTAACACCATAATTTCAAAGTCAACAAGATAGCAACTCCTTAAATTGCAACCAATCTCAACTGGCACCAAAGACAAATGAAAACCAAATTAACGAACGACAGAATAATCACTTACTTCGAGCTGCCCTTTCTTAGCAACCTTCGACCAGTCTTTTGCTGCAACGCCAGTTCTCCAATCAAAATCAACCGTCACTGTAACTGGGGGCTTATGATCAGGCGCCCAAAAGCAAGCTGTATAATCACCAGATTCAGCCGCAGTAAATGCAAAATTACCCGCTTCCACATGATCTCCATAGTGATAACTGCTACTCTGGGGCGAGGTCACCTAACAACAACCCCAATCATTTCCACATTAATCCCCCCAAACCAAGCCCAAGAATTAGACCTTGTTCTCACATCATTATCTGcaattcaagaaaagaaaaaagaaaaagaaaaagaaaaacaacccaCTAATAATTGTAGAATATAATCTAACATGTTCTTTCGAAAGAAAGTGCGTTCGATTTCTATGGATAATATCTTTTTACATCTATctacccacaaaaaaaaaaaatccaaaaaaaataataataataaagagaaaggagaaaacACTCTGCATTGGACatacacagatatggaaatatAGACACAGACCCAcataaagaaaaatagtaaCAACTTGGGTTTCTGACGGCATTACCCGGACAGTGATCTTGTGAGCATCAGGAACAGGAAACCCTTCACTGGGATTGATGACGCTGTACTTTCCCACGGTCATGAAGTTGCTCTTGATGTCCTCCGATATGCATTTTGTGATGCCCGATACCAGGTCGAAACGCATCGAATGCGCGGGCATTGTGAAAATTAGTCCTATGGTTACAATTAGATGCAGATTTACCAATAACTCAGACATTACGCGttcagaagaaaaaggaaacagaGAATTGGGTGTGCAGCTTAAAGCTTCTGGGATTCTAAAGGCTGTGTTTAAGGCTCTTTTACAAAGTAATGATAtcttcaaagttcaaaaccAATGAAATTTTGCCATGTCTTCGtataattcattttctttaaattgaaaTCTCTCACACACTAGCAATTCGACGGCAAATTTCTAGATCCGGCCGTCTCCAACCACCTGAATTGACAGTGTGGAGCAATATCTATGAACAAAAATTTGTGCAATGATTTAGATATATAGTGTGTTTTTTAAGTAAATCAACCATAGAGTTCGATTAATgtcaattgttttttattttaataagtaaatttagatttattgaaagcgtaaggcgccccctAATATACTACTGatagtatacaaaaggaaatacttaactaggaatagaaaaacGAACAATGAAATCAGCAAAGTTAATAGCTAGTTGGGACAAAAATGccactgtccaaagatacaacgtatGAAAAAACAAAGTTAAAATATCTTCTATAGAACTCTCTAAATCCTTGAAACATCTGAGATATATTTCTCTCCAAACATACCAAAAgatgcaaataggcaccatcttccaaatcgcagcaTTCTTCGGCCTTTCAGACTTCCACcgacaagcaaacaagtcaataACTCCTCTCGGCATAACCCAATACATACCACAacgattaaaaatattagtccACAAAGTGtaagccacatcacagtgaagaagaagatggtccacagattctctatctctcttgcacaagcaacatctgtccacaatgatgatatgccgcttcctgagattgtccactGTAAGGTAATGTCAATTGTTATCGATTAATGGTTGTGATTCTACCACGCATGCGTTAAAAGATTGCATCTTTTAGTGACAAGATTAGCCAAGGATTAAATACAAGCTCAACTTCTGAGAAACTTAATCTAGACAAACTACTAATACCTCAGGTCCTCAATGCACTAAAAGGAAATAAGGAATGTAAAAGTCACTTGAAAATGCAGCAAATGAAAGCCGCGGCCCATTATGATGGGTAAAACCATCATGAGTTTGAAAATCCCTACAAATTTGGATCTATAGCGGTTTCTAAAAAACCGAACagaccaaaaataaaatgaacaacgAAAACGAGATTGTCAAACATGGGTTGAGATCATTGCACATGGTGCAATATCTCTAAATTGtaccatttattttaaaagaatagACTGAATTGTggataaaaagaaattagagaATAAATAGCTTGCATAGCAGGGTTGGTGGCCGTTTGGGATGTCCAagcacgcggccacccccttcTCTTTTCAAATTAGAGTTATTGCACCATCTACAATACCTTAAATATTGCACGCCATCGCGACCAGTCAAATATGAACTAAGCCATCAAGTTTAGTAAATTGGATTGAATTTAAATTGATTGACATAAAACTCCCGCAAGGTTAAAAGAGTGGTGTTTTTGTGGTGTAGGAAGAGCTtttgaagagttttttttttttttttttttttaaattgattagAAGAAAATGTTATAAGGGTTTATCACAATTATAATAAGCCACCTATGAAGACCATCAACCAATAGGTGTATGGATTGATTTTCAGCATCTTACATAGATGCTTTCTAGAAGGTTTCCAAGACAGTTGTGTTGAGCTGGATTGTATATTCTGTATTTTGTTAGAATGAGTTGTACATTATAGATTCGTTTGGTTATTCTTCTGTTAGCCTTTTTATTCCTTTGTAAAGTCTTTATATACTGATAGCACCGAGTGCATAATATCAATCAAGAATTCTTTTCTTCTCCGTTTCTTATGCtctatttttccttcttctgcAATTCTTGTTATGGTATCAGACCTCTTTTGAAAGAATTCCTCAAAACTTTTCATGTCTTCTTCGAGCTTTACTATTGACGACTCTTCTCCCTATCATCTCCACCATGGAGATAGTCCAGGGACTGTTCTTGTTTCTCAACTTCTTGATGGTGGTAATTACCACACATGGAATCGTTCCATAGTGATGGCCCTCACCGCTAAGAACAAACTTAGCTTCTTAAACGGTTCACTGAGTAAGACATCCGACGAGCCAGGCGCTGAATGCCATGCCTGGATTTGTTGTAATACGATGGTTACCTCATGGATCCTAAACTCGGTTTCTAAAGATATTGTTGCCAGTGTTATCTATATTGATAATGCTGCGGATGTCTGGATCGATCTCAAGGAACGTTTCTCACAGAAGAACGAGCCTAAGATCTACCAGATACAGAAATCCATATCTGCCCTTTCCCAGGATGATCTCTCCGTCGGTGCTTACTTTACTAAGATCAAAGCACTATGGGATGAGCTTAGTAACTATCGTCCCATTCCTTATTGTTCTTGTAGGTCCATGAAAACTATCCATGAGTATTTCCATCATGAATAcgtttttcagtttttaatgggattgaatgatacattctCCCATATTCGTGGACAGATTTTGTTAATCAACCCCTTGCCTCAAATTAATAAGGTTTTTGCCTTAGTGCTTCAAGAAGAACGCCAACGTGAGGCCTCTGCATCTGTTGGTTATTTTACTCACACTTCTGCTGCCATGATGAGTAAATCTACTTCTTTTTCACCTCAATCTCGCTCTGGCAAGCCACAGGGTCTGCGCAAAGATAAACCTACTTGCAGCCATTGTGGAATCATTGGGCACATGATGGAAAAGTGTTATCGCCTACACGGTTACCCGCTAGGTTTTAAGTTCACCCGAAACAAAGGAGGTTCTCCTTCAGCCAATAATATTCAGAACTCTGACCAACAGCCGGTTCCTCACCTCTCCATCACACAAGAGCAATGTCAGCAGCTGCTAGCTCTCATCAAACCCGCTCCCTCTGATCTTTCGCCTGCTGTTCATCAAGTAGGTAGTTCCCCTCACCAGGATCACCTATTCTCAAAGGTGACAGGTACATTTCTTTCCACTGCATTGAATAAACAacattctatttattttattcatctaCAACTTTCACTACTGCATCCAAATGTCATCATAAACAATCTTGGATCATCGACACAGGTGCCACTGACCATATGGTCAGTTCTATCCTCCATTTCACAACTATTACTACAGTTGTATCTTCACACATCAAATTACCCAATGGCCAATTTGCTTTGGTCACGCATATTGGCACCGTTAAATTTTCAGATTCCCTGATTTTAACTGACGTCCTTTGTGCTCCATATTTCACTTTCAATCTTATCTCTGCCAGCAAACTTATCAAATCCATTCATTGttgtcttatttttattcacaaattttgttttgtgcAGAATTTGACCAGCTGAGggacgattggagtgggtgaAGAGAAAgatggtttattttatttggtgcaatcaaaatttgttaaattgttTCTTCTGCTGTTTCAATCAAAAATGTATCAAATGATATTTGGCACTATCGCTTAGGTCATTTATCATCTTCTAGACATTTCTATTAATTCCAAACATGTTTGCACCATATGTCCACTTGCTAAACAAAAGAGACTTCCATTTCCTATTAGCAATTCATCCACTAAGTCACCTTTTGAACTAGTTCATTGCGATATATGGGGTCCTTTCTCAGTTAAATCAACAAATGgttctcattattttttaacCATGGTTGATGATCATAGTAGATTTACTTGGGTGTTTCTAATGACACATAAATCTCAAACTCGTTATCTTTTCCAATCTTTTGTTAATTTCGTTGAAACTCAGTTCCCTTATAAAATTCAAAGCTTACGTACAGATAATGGTCTTGAATTTCTTATGTCTGAATTTTTTGCCTCCAAAGGTATTTTACATCAGCGTAATTGCGTTGAATCACCACAACAAAACGTCGTGGTTGAGCGTAAACACCAACACTTACTCAATGTAACTCGTTCCTTAAGATTTCAAGCAcatcttcctttatttttttggggagagTGCATTCTTACTGCTGCACACATAATCAATAGGATCCCCACCCCATCTCTTTCAAACAAATCACCATTCAAGATTCTCTACCAAAACCCCCATACTTATTCTCATTTACGGGTATTCGGCAGTTTATGTTATGCCTCAACATTAACTCGTTCTTGATCCAAATTCGATTCTCGAGCTAAACCATGCTTATTCTTAGGCTATCCATCCGGTGTTAAAGGATACACTTTGTTTGATCTTCACACCAAATCCATTTTCATTTCTCGGGATGTTTCTTTTCATGAATCTGTTTTTCCTTATGCTTCCCATCTTCTACATCCCACTTCCGatggttgttttgtttttccacTTTCCTCTCCTGATACTACAGATAGTTCCTCTCATGCTTGTATTCCTCTCCCTCTTACTCAACCATCGAATCAATCTTCTTCTCTGTCGCCTGCCATTTCTCATTCCCCTCCTATTTCTTCTGCCTCTTCTCAGCCCCCTATCATTCCTCTTCGTCGCTCTACACGAGTCAAACATCCTCCTCGTTATCTAACCGACTTTCACTGCCAGGTAGCTACTTCTCCTTACTCACTTCCTTCCATTCCTCTAGCTGATTCTGTACCTTCCTCAGGTACAAAATATCCCCTTTCTTCTGTTCTTTCTTACCAAAACTTTCTAACAATCATTTGTGTTTTAGCATGTCTGTTTCTTCAGTTTTCGAACCTCAATTTTATCATCAGGCTGTCAAGCATCCTCATTGGAGAGCAGTTATGCAAGCTGAAATTGCTGCCCTTGAGGAGAATCATACTTGGATTCTTGTTGACTTACCTCCCAACAAGAAACCAATCGGCTGTAAATGGGTATACATAGTCAAATACAAGTCTGATGGCCAACCAAATTGAACGGTATAAAGCCCGGTTAGTTGCAAAAGGGTACACTCAGTGTGAAGGCCTTGGTTACCATGAGATATTTTCTCCAGTGGCTAAGCTTACCACTGTCCGTTTATTATTTGCCCTTGCTGCTGCCAATTATTGGTGTTTGCATCAACTCGACGTCAACAACGCCTTTTTACATGGTACCTTAGATGAAGAGGTATACATGCAACTTCCACCTGGTTTTGCTACCAAGGGGGAGTCTAAGGTTTGCAGGCTTACAAAGTCCTTATACCGTTTAAAACAGACCTCTCGACAATGGTTCTCTCAGTTCTCCACGACTCTAATCCGTCATGGTTTTGTACAATCCAAAGCTGATTACTCACTGTTTACCTGTTTACAAGGAACTTCTTTTATTGCCTTACTGGTTTATGTTGACGATATCCTCATTGCCAGTAATGATAATGCAACTGTTACTCTTCTTACTGAGTTTCTTAACTCACAATTTCGCCTTAAAGACTTGGGGCCAGTCAAGTTCTTCTTAGGCTTGGAAATTGCTCGAAATTCTTCTGGCATTTCTGTTTGCCAGCGCAAGTATGCACTTGAAATTCTTCAAGACAGTAGGCTCCTTGCAGCAAAACCAGTTGCCTTTCCTATGGAAACCAACTTCAAACTCTCCAAGGACAATGGAACTTTTCTTTCTGATCCTTCTCAGTACAGAAGATTAATTGGTCGCTTAATCTATTTGACCATCACACGTCCTGACATCGCCTATCCAGTTCAAGTTCTCAGTCAATACATGGCTACTCCTCGCCAACCACATATGGATGCTGCTCTCCGGGTTCTCCGTTACCTCAAACAAGCTCCAGGTCAAGGTCTTTTGTATCCATCTCATTCTGATTTTAAACTTAAAGCATTTTGTGATAGTGATTGGGCAGGGTGCTTTGATACTCGCCGCTCCACCACCGGTTTTTGTGTTTTCCTTAGTGCTTCTCTTATTTCCTGGAAATCAAAGAAACAACATACTGTTTCTCGCTCATTAGCTGAGGCCGAGTACCGCTCCATGGCTTCTTGTTCATGTGAACTTACTTGGCTACTTGCTTTACTTCGGGATTTCACCATTCTCCATCCACAGCCTGCTCTACTTTTTTGTGATAGCAAAATTGCTCTCCACATTGCTGCAAATCCAGTATTTCACGAACGCACTAAACACATCTACATAGACTGTCATCTTGTTCGTGATAAAATCCAGCAAGGTCTGCTACGCACCATGCATGTTACCTCTCAGCATCAAGTTACCAACATTTTTACCAAACCCCTTGGCAGAATTGCTTTTGAATTTCTTACGTCCAAGATGAATCTATTTAATTTATATCTtcctcttgagggggagtatcaCAATTATAATAAGCCACCTATGAAGACCATCGACCAATAGGTGTATGGATTGATTTTCAGCATCTTACATAGACGCTTTCTAGAAGGTTTCCAAGACAATTGTGCTGAGCTGGAATGTATATTCTGTATTTTGTTAGAATGAGTTGTACATTATAGATTCGTTTGGTTATTCTTTTGTTAGCCTTTTTATTCCTTTGTAAAGTCTTTATATATTGATAGCACCGAGTGCATAATATCAATCAAGAATTCttttcttctccatttcttATGCTCTGTTTTTCCTTCTTCTGCAATTCTTGTTAGGGTTCATTCCCACTTCTGatctcaaaaaaagaagaagtgagCGATccaattaatgaaaaatgagTGGGCTCACCAACAGTAGATCCAGACCAAACTAAAATAGCGTTGATTCCGTTGAAGTAGTTACAAAACGTAGGAAATGGGACAAACAAATGATCCAGTCATTTCAAGGTGCCACGCAATACGgttttaaaagttaaaagaagACAAATTAGGACAAGTCCATCTGCTTCTCCATTTGAGAGTAATTATAGTAGACGCAAACCAAACTAAAACAACGCTGATTCCGCTGAAGTAATTACAAAATGTAGGAAATGGAACAAACAAATGATTCAATCCTTTCAAGGTGCCGCGCAAggcaattttaaaagttaaaggaaGATAGATTATGACAAGCTCATCTGCTACTTCACTTGAGAGGTAGCAACCACCAACAAATGATTGACACAGTAAAAGTGTTGTTCGAGTCCAAAAATAGGActacaggaaaaaaagaaaagccaacacaaattcaaatacacacaaattcaaatacaataaTATCCCATAAAGGGAAACAAAAATCCAAGTAACTAAAACAAACAGAAACTAAAACTACAACACAGGCCCGGGAGAGGATAGGGACTAAGAGTCACCAGTGGCGGCGCGTGACGACAACACCCCACCACTGGAAGGCCTCTCTCCAACGGGACTCACAAGGCGATGACGGGTACCACCAAAAACCAGGGCGGGGAAAGAAAGGTGGTGGTTAAAACTTTTGAAGAGTTAAAAGTGCCTATTGGTTGCTCGTGGTGTTGGAGAAAGTTACTGAAGCTAAGAGTCAGAGATGTGGCTGGAAATTTTATCCATTTTAAGGTTAGATATGGAAGTTAAATTCATCTTTGGCTTGATAAATGGCACTGGCTAGTATTAAATACTCCTGCATTGGAAAACTCTGTCTGTAATAGTACTTGACTAGTATTAAATACTTCTGCATGGACCTTATGGCAttcagaaagaagaaaaatagaaggGCTAGCTGGCTGCTTAATGCTGTGTTCTGTAGTAAATTTGATGCCTGCTGTGGCAGCTGCTTGGTGTGgcttaattaataattactgcttctgtgcaaaaaaaaaaaatggcactgGCTAGTGGCTAGTGGCTACTGCAGTGAATACTCATCTGTGTAAAAAGGTGGGCCGCAATTATATAAATGCTTCATCTGTTTCACTGTCTCTTTAATTCTGTTGTTACCTTTTGgggggaataggatcctctccatttcattttgtATCCATTTCATCGTTGTTTTGCACCAAATATGAAGATGAGTGGTACTGCATTTTTCTGGTTGGGCAGTAGACGTCTTGAAAACTATGTCGCAAATTCGTAATCTTATTGACTATTGCAATCTTCACAAGCTAGCTAGATGAGTGGTCTCAAATCCTACCATTATTTGCAGGACGTGTTGACGTTTTAGCAAAACACATTATTCACTAGTGCAAATTTTACAGGCCTATAATTCAGAGACAGCGTCGTTAAAGTAGTACCGCTTTTACTAAAAGTCTCTTATAAATTTATGTTAATAGGAGCAGGTTGAAAtacacttttcttttaaaactttttggtggTTAGGTGAACAAAAACAATATCAACTTTAAGACAATTGCCAAGGACAGATGGACAAGTACTCTTCATTGCTCGCAAGGATAAACTAATCTGCAAA
Protein-coding regions in this window:
- the LOC133861243 gene encoding transmembrane emp24 domain-containing protein p24delta9-like; this translates as MSELLVNLHLIVTIGLIFTMPAHSMRFDLVSGITKCISEDIKSNFMTVGKYSVINPSEGFPVPDAHKITVRVTSPQSSSYHYGDHVEAGNFAFTAAESGDYTACFWAPDHKPPVTVTVDFDWRTGVAAKDWSKVAKKGQLEVMELELKKLYDTVTSIHDEMFYLREREEEMQQLNRATNSKMATFSFLSIVVCLSVAGLQLWHLKTFFERKKLL